The Triticum aestivum cultivar Chinese Spring chromosome 7B, IWGSC CS RefSeq v2.1, whole genome shotgun sequence genome window below encodes:
- the LOC123162112 gene encoding syntaxin-124-like: protein MIDCSFLGPTPSRERQAIAILPNSIPSRCPTFRLAVRTLSCRRVSVGVLGCALRQLASKMNDLFSTNSFKKYADANPETSSADMEAGGMNGANLDQFFSDVEAVKEDLKGFETLHKRLQSTNEETKTAHDARTIKALRSRMDGDVEQVLKRAKAVKAKLEALERDNANSRKAPDWGPGSSVDRTRTSVVAGLGKKLKDIMDDFQGLRAKMAAEYKETVARRYFTVTGEHAEESTIDSLISSGESESFLQKAIQDQGRGQVMDTISEIQERHDAVKDIERSLMDLHQVFLDMAALVEAQGHQLNDIESHVAHASSFVRRGTVELEQAHEIQKDTRKWMCFAVIGGIALVVVVVTPVLINLHILTLR from the exons ATGATCGATTGCTCGTTTCTTGGACCTACGCCTTCCCGGGAGCGGCAAGCCATTGCCATTCTTCCAAACTCAATCCCCTCCCGGTGTCCCACGTTCCGCCTTGCCGTGCGTACGCTCAGCTGCCGCCGCGTTTCGGTCGGCGTTCTTGGTTGCGCACTCCGTCAATTAGCGTCCAAGATGAACGACCTTTTCTCGACGAACTCGTTCAAGAAGTATGCGGACGCGAACCCGGAGACGTCGTCGGCCGACATGGAGGCCGGCGGCATGAACGGCGCGAACCTGGACCAGTTCTTCTCGGACGTGGAGGCTGTGAAGGAGGACTTAAAGGGCTTCGAGACCCTGCACAAGCGGCTGCAGTCCACCAACGAGGAGACCAAGACGGCGCACGACGCCCGCACCATCAAGGCCCTCCGCTCCCGCATGGACGGCGACGTCGAGCAGGTGCTCAAGCGCGCCAAGGCCGTCAAGGCCAAGCTCGAGGCGCTCGAGCGCGACAACGCCAACTCCCGCAAGGCGCCCGACTGGGGCCCCGGGTCCTCCGTCGACCGAACCCGCACCTCTGTCGTCGCCGGCCTCGGCAAGAAGCTCAAGGATATCATGGACGACTTCCAG GGGCTGAGGGCGAAGATGGCGGCGGAGTACAAGGAGACGGTGGCGCGGCGGTACTTCACGGTGACGGGCGAGCACGCGGAGGAGAGCACGATCGACTCGCTCATCTCGTCCGGGGAGAGCGAGTCGTTCCTGCAGAAGGCGATCCAGGACCAGGGGCGCGGGCAGGTGATGGACACCATCTCGGAGATCCAGGAGCGGCACGACGCTGTCAAGGACATCGAGCGCAGCCTCATGGACCTGCACCAGGTGTTCCTTGACATGGCGGCGCTCGTCGAGGCGCAGGGGCACCAGCTCAACGACATCGAGAGCCACGTCGCGCACGCCAGCTCCTTCGTGCGCCGGGGCACCGTCGAGCTGGAGCAGGCGCACGAGATCCAGAAGGACACCCGCAAATGGATGTGCTTCGCCGTCATCGGGGGCATCgcgctcgtcgtcgtcgtcgtcacgccggtgctcaTCAACCTCCACATCTTGACGCTCAGATGA